A window of Acidimicrobiales bacterium contains these coding sequences:
- a CDS encoding glucose-1-phosphate thymidylyltransferase: protein MKGLILSGGAGTRLRPITHTSAKQLVPIANKPILFYGIEDMAAAGIEEIGIIIAPATGDEIREHVGDGSQFGVAVTWIVQDEPLGLAHCVLIARDFLGDDDFVMYLGDNMLEQGLTEFVDGFENARRAEPQLGVDHVAPAAQILLARVENPTAFGVAEIGPDGEVLQLVEKPEVPPSDLALVGVYLFDATIHTAVASIEPSPRGELEITDAIQWLVSNGHRVNHEVLVGWWIDTGKKDPLLECNRLVLDKLGRRVDGEVDDRSTIDGRVVIEAGAKIVNSTVRGPAIVGAGTIVEDSYVGPYSSIALDCRISRSEIDNSVLLRRSSVTDIPRLTDSLVGRDTEISKGDARPRATRVMLGDHCHLEIE, encoded by the coding sequence GTGAAGGGTCTCATTCTCAGCGGCGGTGCCGGAACCCGGCTTCGCCCGATCACCCACACCAGCGCGAAACAGCTGGTGCCCATAGCCAACAAGCCGATTCTGTTCTACGGAATCGAGGACATGGCCGCCGCGGGCATCGAGGAGATCGGCATCATCATCGCCCCGGCGACCGGCGACGAGATCCGCGAACACGTGGGCGACGGCTCACAGTTCGGTGTCGCCGTCACCTGGATCGTGCAGGACGAGCCCCTCGGCCTCGCCCACTGCGTGCTGATCGCCCGTGACTTCCTCGGCGACGACGACTTCGTGATGTACCTCGGCGACAACATGCTCGAGCAGGGGCTCACCGAGTTCGTCGACGGCTTCGAGAACGCTCGCCGGGCCGAGCCCCAGTTGGGCGTCGACCACGTGGCGCCGGCCGCCCAGATCCTGCTCGCCCGAGTCGAGAACCCCACCGCGTTCGGCGTGGCCGAGATCGGCCCCGACGGCGAGGTACTGCAACTCGTCGAGAAGCCCGAGGTGCCGCCGTCCGACCTCGCCCTCGTCGGCGTGTACCTCTTCGACGCGACGATCCACACCGCCGTGGCCTCGATCGAGCCGTCGCCCCGGGGTGAGCTCGAGATCACCGATGCGATCCAGTGGCTGGTGAGCAACGGCCACCGGGTGAATCACGAGGTCCTGGTCGGTTGGTGGATCGACACCGGCAAGAAGGACCCCTTGCTCGAATGCAATCGGTTGGTCCTCGACAAGCTCGGCCGTCGTGTCGACGGCGAGGTCGACGATCGCTCGACGATCGACGGCCGCGTGGTCATCGAGGCCGGCGCCAAGATCGTCAACTCGACGGTGCGGGGGCCGGCCATCGTCGGTGCCGGCACGATCGTCGAGGACAGCTACGTCGGGCCCTACAGTTCGATCGCCCTCGACTGTCGCATCAGCCGCAGCGAGATCGACAATTCCGTCCTGCTGCGGCGGAGTTCGGTCACCGACATCCCTCGCCTCACCGATTCGCTGGTCGGCCGCGACACCGAGATCAGCAAGGGCGACGCGCGGCCGCGTGCCACCCGTGTGATGCTGGGCGACCACTGCCATCTCGAGATCGAGTAG
- the moeB gene encoding molybdopterin-synthase adenylyltransferase MoeB, translated as MASFRELLQQAKASINEVDTADGESLLAEGYTLLDVREPDEYEQGAVPGSIHIPRGQLESNIENRVADRDTKLVVMCAGGVRSAFAVQTLEQLGYPNAVSMDGGFNKWKDEGREWKRPQTLTPDQRNRYQRHLLVPEIGEEGQLKLLDAKVLLLGAGGLGSPAALYLAAAGVGTIGIIDMDVVDESNLQRQILHNLDRIGERKVDSAKKTLTGLNPDVNVVTYDARLGADNIMDILEGYDVVVDGADNFPSRYLLNDASVKLGIPVVHGSIFRFEGQITVFDPRNGPTYRDMLPEAPPAEFAPSCAEAGVLGVLPGIVGTIQGLEAVKLILGIGESLSGRLVAFDALEMTFREFKLRVDPDNEVTWENRDRIEITELDGLCMPSFTPA; from the coding sequence ATGGCCAGTTTCCGTGAACTTCTTCAGCAGGCGAAAGCGTCGATCAACGAGGTCGACACCGCCGACGGCGAGTCGCTGCTCGCCGAGGGCTACACGCTCCTCGACGTGCGCGAACCCGACGAGTACGAACAGGGGGCCGTCCCCGGATCGATCCACATTCCCCGCGGTCAGCTCGAGTCCAACATCGAGAACCGGGTGGCCGACCGTGACACCAAGCTCGTCGTCATGTGCGCGGGCGGCGTGCGCTCGGCGTTCGCCGTGCAGACGCTCGAGCAGCTGGGCTACCCCAACGCCGTCTCGATGGACGGCGGGTTCAACAAGTGGAAGGACGAGGGACGCGAATGGAAGCGACCCCAGACCCTCACGCCCGACCAGCGCAACCGTTACCAGCGCCACCTGCTGGTGCCCGAGATCGGTGAGGAAGGCCAGCTCAAGCTGCTCGACGCCAAGGTGCTGCTGCTGGGTGCGGGCGGCCTCGGTTCGCCCGCCGCGCTCTATCTCGCTGCGGCCGGTGTCGGCACCATCGGCATCATCGACATGGACGTGGTCGACGAGTCCAATCTCCAGCGTCAGATCCTGCACAACCTCGACCGGATCGGTGAACGTAAGGTCGACTCGGCCAAGAAGACGCTGACGGGACTCAACCCCGATGTCAACGTCGTCACCTACGACGCCCGTCTCGGGGCCGACAACATCATGGACATCCTCGAGGGTTACGACGTCGTGGTCGACGGCGCCGACAACTTCCCGAGCCGCTATCTCCTCAACGACGCCAGCGTGAAGCTGGGCATCCCCGTGGTGCACGGTTCGATCTTCCGGTTCGAGGGTCAGATCACCGTGTTCGATCCCCGCAACGGTCCGACCTATCGCGACATGCTGCCCGAGGCGCCGCCGGCGGAGTTCGCGCCCTCCTGCGCCGAGGCCGGCGTGCTCGGCGTGCTCCCCGGCATCGTCGGTACGATCCAGGGGCTCGAGGCCGTCAAGCTCATCCTGGGCATCGGCGAATCGCTCTCGGGTCGCCTGGTCGCCTTCGACGCCCTCGAGATGACGTTCCGAGAGTTCAAGCTGCGCGTCGACCCCGACAACGAGGTCACCTGGGAGAACCGGGACCGCATCGAGATCACCGAGCTCGACGGCCTCTGCATGCCGAGCTTCACGCCCGCCTGA